One [Clostridium] saccharolyticum WM1 DNA segment encodes these proteins:
- a CDS encoding RrF2 family transcriptional regulator, whose protein sequence is MKFSTKGRYALRMMLEFALHPGECTKINQVAERQEISDKYLEQIVTILSRAGYVKSRRGAQGGYYLTKDPSEYTVGMILRLAEGSLVPVTCLEDEVNPCSRSQNCATLMVWKELDHAISHVVDGITLADLVEEQKRLDGQANYYEI, encoded by the coding sequence ATGAAATTTTCTACCAAGGGACGTTACGCTCTTCGTATGATGCTTGAGTTTGCACTGCATCCAGGGGAATGCACAAAGATCAATCAGGTGGCGGAACGCCAGGAAATATCTGATAAATACCTGGAACAGATAGTTACCATATTAAGCAGAGCCGGGTATGTGAAAAGCAGAAGAGGCGCCCAGGGTGGTTATTATCTTACTAAGGATCCTTCCGAGTATACCGTGGGCATGATACTCCGTCTTGCGGAAGGAAGTCTGGTTCCAGTGACCTGCCTGGAGGATGAGGTCAACCCCTGCAGCCGTTCCCAGAACTGCGCCACTCTCATGGTTTGGAAAGAGCTGGATCATGCCATCTCCCACGTAGTGGACGGCATTACCCTGGCAGATCTGGTGGAAGAACAAAAAAGGCTGGATGGACAGGCCAATTATTATGAAATTTAA
- a CDS encoding HD-GYP domain-containing protein, with protein MRRTDSILLGENMVLDESGTDEYVKSMLDYFAKQVDNQTHTALVSEIMERYVDISKQLEEKGRELEKSELSLREAQEIALIGNWELNLTTKQLWWSDTINRILEIEASKKPDLMLYLKKIHPDDKKLANQILRDMENGMVPAEYRYRLLMEGNRIKWVHIRFVASKDSDGKTTSVHGTIQDITNGKAVEEKLEEYNHHLEVLVQKKVEEVSASQMATIHALVKLSESRDDDTGEHIVRTSKYCRLLAEKLRERNAHPGEINRAFIDSITQASPLHDIGKVGIPDAILLKPGKLTAEEFEVMKTHTTIGYQTLASVEKKDTGSAFIKIGKEITLCHHEKWDGSGYPKGLKGEEIPISARIMALADVYDALRSKRVYKEGYSHEKSSQIMTQGRGSHFDPLLVDLFLENAHAFCNIFERSSIYRE; from the coding sequence TTGAGGCGGACAGATTCGATCCTGCTGGGAGAGAATATGGTATTGGATGAATCGGGTACGGATGAATATGTCAAGTCCATGCTTGATTATTTTGCAAAGCAGGTGGATAACCAGACCCATACCGCATTGGTCTCTGAGATCATGGAGAGGTATGTAGACATATCAAAGCAGCTGGAAGAAAAGGGAAGAGAGCTGGAAAAAAGCGAATTATCTCTCCGGGAAGCCCAGGAAATCGCCCTTATAGGAAATTGGGAACTGAATCTGACCACAAAGCAGCTATGGTGGTCGGATACCATAAACCGGATATTGGAAATAGAAGCGTCTAAAAAGCCGGATCTTATGCTGTATTTAAAAAAGATCCATCCTGATGACAAGAAGCTGGCAAATCAGATATTACGGGACATGGAAAATGGCATGGTTCCTGCCGAATACCGGTACCGTCTGCTTATGGAGGGGAACAGGATCAAGTGGGTACATATCCGGTTTGTAGCTTCAAAGGATTCTGACGGAAAAACAACCAGCGTTCATGGCACCATTCAGGACATCACAAATGGTAAGGCTGTTGAGGAAAAGCTGGAAGAATATAATCACCATCTGGAGGTCCTTGTTCAAAAAAAGGTGGAGGAAGTATCGGCTTCCCAAATGGCCACCATCCATGCTTTGGTGAAACTTTCGGAGTCAAGGGATGACGATACGGGAGAGCATATTGTGAGAACGTCGAAGTATTGCCGGCTTCTGGCGGAAAAGCTTCGGGAAAGGAACGCGCATCCAGGAGAAATAAACAGGGCCTTTATTGACAGCATTACCCAGGCCAGCCCTCTTCATGACATCGGAAAGGTTGGGATTCCGGATGCGATCCTGTTAAAGCCGGGAAAACTGACGGCGGAAGAATTTGAAGTCATGAAAACCCATACTACCATAGGATACCAGACCCTGGCCAGTGTGGAAAAAAAAGATACGGGAAGCGCATTTATCAAAATCGGCAAGGAAATCACTCTCTGCCATCATGAAAAATGGGATGGAAGCGGTTACCCAAAGGGACTGAAGGGAGAAGAAATTCCAATATCAGCCCGGATCATGGCCCTGGCGGATGTGTATGACGCCCTTCGGTCTAAACGTGTTTATAAGGAGGGGTATTCCCATGAAAAGAGTTCACAGATCATGACCCAGGGCAGAGGCAGCCACTTTGATCCTCTTTTGGTAGATCTGTTTCTGGAAAATGCTCATGCTTTCTGCAATATATTTGAACGGAGTTCCATTTACAGGGAGTGA
- a CDS encoding MATE family efflux transporter, translating into MKKRQSTNQIIMTEGIIWKQLLAFSLPLLAGNLFQQLYNTVDSVVVGNFIGSDALAAVGSSNSLINLIIGLFMGIGTGAGVIISQYYGARDERKLHWAVHTSMALSLTGGGILIVVGVLMSPLILSWMGTPEGVMPNSVAYLRIFFCGSLFNLVYNMGAGILRAVGDAKRPLYYLCVSSVVNIILDLVFVVVFGMGTEGVGYATVAAQAVSSVLTVRALIKTEDIYRLIPKKIRIDKRMMMRILKLGIPSGIQQSIISLSNVIVQANVNSFGSAAMAGFGAYSKVDGFAMLPLQSFCMAATTFTGQNIGARKSKRIKQGVYQGIVISMAYTAVISVILYLNAKHILKIFSPDTEVIAYGYSTMLILLPFYWTLAIHQILMGSIRGSGRTMVSMLIGVGNMCILRMIYINLLVPFFPSFGAVMWCYPITWITTMLMDCVYTLKARWIPKGTNE; encoded by the coding sequence GTGAAGAAAAGACAAAGTACGAACCAGATCATCATGACGGAAGGGATAATCTGGAAGCAGCTCCTGGCATTTTCCCTGCCTCTTCTGGCCGGAAACCTGTTTCAGCAGCTTTATAATACCGTGGATTCTGTTGTGGTGGGCAACTTTATCGGAAGCGATGCACTGGCTGCCGTAGGCTCAAGCAATTCCCTGATCAATCTGATCATCGGCCTGTTTATGGGGATCGGAACAGGGGCGGGAGTCATCATATCACAGTATTACGGGGCAAGGGATGAGAGAAAGCTTCACTGGGCAGTTCATACAAGCATGGCATTAAGTTTGACCGGAGGAGGAATCCTTATCGTTGTTGGGGTGCTTATGTCGCCTTTGATTCTAAGCTGGATGGGTACTCCGGAAGGGGTTATGCCAAACTCTGTGGCGTATTTAAGGATATTTTTCTGCGGCTCTCTGTTTAATCTCGTATATAATATGGGAGCAGGAATCTTAAGGGCTGTAGGAGATGCCAAAAGGCCTCTTTATTATCTTTGCGTGTCTTCGGTTGTGAATATTATCCTGGATCTGGTTTTTGTTGTGGTCTTCGGCATGGGAACGGAAGGTGTGGGATACGCCACGGTCGCAGCCCAGGCAGTGTCTTCTGTGCTGACGGTACGGGCGTTGATTAAAACAGAGGATATTTACCGGCTGATTCCTAAGAAGATAAGGATAGACAAAAGAATGATGATGCGTATATTAAAGCTTGGTATTCCAAGCGGAATCCAGCAGTCTATTATTTCTCTGTCCAATGTGATCGTTCAGGCAAATGTCAACAGTTTTGGCTCTGCCGCAATGGCAGGGTTCGGCGCCTACAGTAAAGTGGACGGATTTGCCATGCTTCCCCTTCAAAGCTTCTGCATGGCGGCCACCACCTTTACCGGGCAGAATATTGGTGCAAGGAAATCAAAACGAATAAAACAGGGGGTATATCAGGGGATTGTCATAAGTATGGCTTATACGGCAGTCATATCCGTGATATTGTATCTCAATGCAAAGCATATTCTTAAAATCTTTTCACCTGATACAGAGGTTATCGCTTATGGGTATTCCACCATGCTGATATTGCTTCCGTTTTACTGGACTCTGGCCATTCACCAGATTTTAATGGGCAGTATACGGGGCAGCGGCAGAACCATGGTTTCTATGCTGATCGGTGTGGGAAACATGTGCATTCTGCGTATGATCTACATTAATCTGCTGGTTCCATTTTTCCCCAGTTTTGGAGCAGTCATGTGGTGTTATCCTATAACATGGATCACAACGATGCTCATGGACTGTGTTTACACCTTAAAGGCCAGGTGGATACCAAAGGGCACCAATGAATAG